The following is a genomic window from Bacteroidales bacterium.
TCCCATAACCATGGCCCAAATATGAAACACACACGTCCTCTTATCCTGATCAGCAACGACGATGGCTATCGTGCCGGTGGATTAAAAGCACTGATTGAAGCTGCACGTCCTTACGGGGATTTGCTGGTGGTGGCACCGATGGAAGGACAATCTGGAATGTCACACGCCATTACGGTAAAAGTACCGATACGAATTGAGAAACAGACAGAAGAAAAGGGTTGTACCATATATTCCTGTAATGGAACACCTTCCGATTGTGTAAAAATAGCCCTTAACAAACTGATCGATCGTCATCCGGATATGTTACTTTCCGGAATCA
Proteins encoded in this region:
- the surE gene encoding 5'/3'-nucleotidase SurE, translating into MKHTRPLILISNDDGYRAGGLKALIEAARPYGDLLVVAPMEGQSGMSHAITVKVPIRIEKQTEEKGCTIYSCNGTPSDCVKIALNKLIDRHPDMLLSGINHGSNSSASVLYSGTMAAAMEGCMYNIPGIGFSLLD